Proteins co-encoded in one Deinococcus detaillensis genomic window:
- a CDS encoding AbrB/MazE/SpoVT family DNA-binding domain-containing protein has protein sequence MKSTVTSKGQTTIPKFIREQLRLRIGSEIDWQLEGGTLTVRLAEPSNLTNPYHRFLGAFRLPEGQTTADVLCELRGEPEIYAQQGEGANIMTVEEVLAEQA, from the coding sequence ATGAAAAGTACCGTCACGAGCAAAGGACAAACCACCATTCCCAAGTTCATACGCGAGCAACTGCGCTTACGTATCGGCAGCGAAATTGATTGGCAGTTGGAAGGCGGCACCTTAACAGTGCGTTTGGCTGAGCCATCGAACCTGACCAACCCATACCATCGCTTCCTTGGCGCGTTCCGATTGCCCGAAGGACAAACCACAGCTGACGTCTTGTGCGAACTGCGCGGAGAGCCAGAGATTTACGCACAGCAGGGTGAGGGCGCAAATATCATGACGGTGGAAGAGGTTTTGGCTGAGCAAGCTTGA
- a CDS encoding molybdopterin-dependent oxidoreductase, with amino-acid sequence MTASLTPTDGTYFRACNLCEAICGLQLTVRGGAVVDVRGDPGDPLSRGHICPKGAVIADIHTDPDRLKRPLRRDGETWTELGWDEALDYVAARLREVQAKHGPDSVAVYQGNPSVHNSGTLLSAGGFVRSLGSRSRYSATSMDQLPHHFAAAEMFGHPLLLPIPDVDRTDYFLMLGANPLASNGSIMTAPGMAGRLKAVRARGGKVVLLDPRRTESAAAADEHHFIRPGSDALFLLALLNVIFAEDLAEVGRLAEFTDGLNELRAAAEPFTPQRVAAATGVDAATIQRLAREFAGAERGVIYGRIGLSLQAFGGLCQWLLNALNLVTGNLDREGGAMWPLPAFDLLGRVKKGQSYHGRWRSRVRGLPEFDGEFPVAALAEEFQTPGEGQLKAFVTIAGNPVLSTPNGEALDEALANAEFMVSIDPYLNATTRRAEVILPPAVGLETQHYDVVFHHFAVRNTARISDPIFPIAEDQRFDYQIFEGLRQRLSGETGSSPDERLELGLKHGPRRTSLAELRAAPHGRDYGPMQPSLPGRLLTANGRINAAPAVMLADLPRLEKVLNAQVPELVLIGRRQLRSNNSWMHNVPRLMRGANRCTLMLSGADAARLGITDGQSVEVRSRVGAVTVPAEITDTLMAGVVSLPHGFGHGKVGVRLGVAAAHAGASLNDLTDPEYLDELTGNTAASGVAVTVKPTGAVGESAAD; translated from the coding sequence ATGACCGCGTCCCTCACGCCCACCGACGGTACTTATTTCCGAGCTTGTAACCTCTGCGAAGCCATCTGCGGCCTGCAACTCACCGTCAGAGGCGGCGCAGTGGTGGACGTGCGCGGCGACCCTGGCGACCCGCTGAGTCGCGGCCACATCTGCCCCAAAGGCGCGGTGATTGCCGACATTCATACCGACCCTGACCGCCTCAAGCGCCCACTACGGCGCGATGGCGAGACTTGGACAGAACTCGGCTGGGACGAAGCGCTGGACTATGTGGCCGCCCGTTTGCGCGAGGTGCAGGCCAAGCACGGCCCCGACAGCGTGGCGGTGTATCAGGGCAACCCTAGCGTTCACAACTCCGGTACGCTGCTCTCGGCGGGCGGCTTCGTGCGCTCTCTGGGCAGCCGCAGCCGGTACTCGGCCACCAGCATGGATCAATTGCCGCACCACTTCGCCGCCGCCGAGATGTTCGGCCACCCGCTGCTGCTGCCGATTCCCGACGTGGACCGCACCGATTATTTTCTGATGCTGGGCGCAAATCCGCTGGCCTCCAACGGCAGCATCATGACCGCGCCGGGGATGGCGGGCCGCCTCAAGGCCGTCCGGGCACGCGGCGGCAAGGTGGTGCTGCTCGACCCGCGCCGCACCGAGAGCGCCGCCGCTGCCGACGAGCATCACTTTATCCGGCCCGGCAGCGACGCTCTATTTTTGCTGGCCCTGCTGAACGTGATTTTTGCGGAGGACTTGGCCGAAGTGGGCCGCTTGGCCGAATTCACTGACGGCTTAAACGAACTCAGAGCCGCCGCCGAGCCGTTTACGCCGCAGCGGGTCGCCGCCGCGACGGGCGTGGACGCCGCCACCATCCAGCGCCTTGCCCGCGAGTTCGCCGGAGCCGAGCGCGGCGTGATTTATGGGCGCATCGGCCTGAGCTTGCAGGCGTTTGGCGGGCTGTGCCAGTGGCTGCTCAACGCCCTGAACTTGGTGACGGGTAACCTCGACCGGGAGGGCGGCGCGATGTGGCCGCTTCCGGCCTTTGATCTGCTGGGCCGTGTCAAAAAAGGCCAGAGCTATCACGGGCGCTGGCGCTCACGGGTGCGCGGCCTTCCCGAATTTGACGGCGAGTTTCCGGTGGCAGCCCTGGCCGAGGAGTTTCAGACGCCCGGCGAGGGGCAACTAAAAGCCTTCGTCACCATCGCGGGCAATCCGGTGCTGAGTACCCCCAACGGCGAAGCGCTCGACGAAGCGCTGGCAAATGCCGAATTCATGGTCAGCATTGACCCATACCTGAACGCCACTACTCGCCGCGCCGAGGTGATTTTGCCGCCCGCTGTGGGCTTGGAGACCCAGCACTACGACGTGGTCTTTCACCATTTCGCGGTTCGCAATACAGCCCGCATCAGCGATCCTATTTTCCCGATTGCCGAGGACCAGCGCTTTGATTATCAAATTTTTGAAGGGCTGCGCCAGCGCCTCAGCGGTGAAACGGGCAGCTCACCGGATGAGCGTTTGGAACTTGGCCTCAAGCACGGCCCGCGCCGCACCAGCTTGGCCGAGCTGAGGGCCGCGCCGCACGGCAGAGATTACGGCCCCATGCAGCCCAGCTTGCCGGGCCGTCTACTGACCGCCAACGGGCGGATCAACGCCGCGCCCGCCGTGATGCTGGCCGATTTGCCGCGCCTAGAAAAAGTCCTGAATGCCCAAGTTCCCGAATTGGTGCTGATCGGGCGGCGGCAACTCAGGAGCAACAATTCCTGGATGCACAACGTCCCCCGCTTGATGCGCGGCGCGAACAGATGCACCTTGATGCTCAGCGGCGCGGACGCGGCCCGCCTCGGCATTACAGACGGGCAAAGCGTGGAAGTCCGCTCACGGGTCGGCGCGGTGACGGTGCCCGCCGAAATCACCGACACCTTGATGGCGGGCGTGGTCAGCCTTCCGCACGGCTTCGGTCACGGCAAGGTGGGCGTGCGCTTGGGAGTCGCCGCTGCCCACGCTGGAGCCAGCCTCAACGACCTGACCGACCCTGAATACTTGGACGAACTCACCGGCAACACGGCGGCGAGTGGGGTTGCGGTGACAGTGAAACCGACTGGCGCAGTGGGGGAGAGCGCGGCAGACTGA
- a CDS encoding TMEM175 family protein: MMIFKGLNRLEAFSDGVFAIAITLLILEIKAPQVGEHGSSASLWTGLLHLWPSYLAYLLAFSTILISWIGHHILIGQVKAVSQNLLIVNAFFLLTVSFLPFPTSVVAEHLRSDSGSAAAAFYALSNLFNSLAFYLLGRTILAAQPDAAVVIGRSQKDSFLGIFWCLGCAALALLSPVISLLLVAALFVWWIRPMRPALQVD; this comes from the coding sequence ATGATGATATTCAAAGGCCTCAACCGACTTGAAGCCTTCAGCGACGGCGTGTTCGCTATCGCCATCACCCTGCTGATTCTGGAAATCAAAGCGCCGCAAGTCGGCGAACATGGCAGCTCAGCGTCGCTGTGGACAGGCTTACTGCATTTGTGGCCGTCATATCTAGCCTATTTGTTAGCGTTTAGCACTATTCTCATCTCTTGGATCGGGCATCACATTCTCATCGGTCAAGTCAAGGCGGTAAGTCAGAACTTGCTCATCGTCAATGCCTTTTTTCTGCTGACCGTTTCGTTTTTGCCGTTTCCGACCTCGGTAGTGGCCGAACATTTGCGCTCGGATTCGGGCAGCGCCGCCGCCGCCTTTTACGCACTTTCTAACCTCTTCAACAGCTTGGCGTTTTACCTGCTGGGGCGAACGATTCTCGCCGCCCAACCAGATGCGGCGGTGGTGATTGGGCGCTCACAAAAAGATTCGTTCTTGGGCATATTTTGGTGCTTGGGCTGCGCCGCCCTGGCGCTGCTGAGTCCGGTGATTTCATTGTTGTTGGTGGCGGCGCTGTTTGTGTGGTGGATTCGGCCCATGCGCCCTGCGTTGCAGGTAGACTGA
- a CDS encoding prolyl oligopeptidase family serine peptidase, which translates to MPLISPKSAPETRRSDHTDTYHGEIIADPYRWLEDAGSAETKAFVDAQNELTRTVLDALPEREQLRSRLTELWDYARRGGVWQEGGKYFQMRNSGLQSQFVLYVMDSPADEGRILLDPNSFSDDGTVSLGELAISQDGSKLAYSLSQGGSDWRDWRVRDIVSGHDLPDTVSDSKFSGAGWLPDGNSFLYGRYDRPPEGQQLSSANLNQRLYRHRIGSEQAEDELILERPDQPEWGFGGMVSEDGHYLIVNVWKGTARQNLIWVRPLEERGPFTEVVADFEASYQVIGNDGPVFYFLTDDAAPMGRLISHHLETGERREIVAESQHRLLEVLMVEGGFVLHTLADASSRLSVVDRQGQNAQPVTLPGLGTVGSLSGHTDQSEVFLVFTSFLSPAASYQLNTENGELTALWSPDLSADLSGYEVRQEFAESQDGTKVPMFIVSQSNVVLDGSNPALLYGYGGFDISLTPSFEVSRLAWLEAGGVLAVANLRGGGEYGESWHQAGMKANKQNVFDDFAACARHLAQRGYTSPQHLGIEGGSNGGLLVGATLTQHPELIGAAVGHVGVMDMLRFQKFTIGWAWVSDYGSSDNAEDFAVLRAYSPLHNLMQRAYPPTLLTTGDHDDRVVPAHSYKFAAELQHVQQGGAPILLRVQTRAGHGAGKPTKLVIEEKADVYAFLLGALR; encoded by the coding sequence ATGCCCCTAATTTCTCCCAAGTCCGCGCCCGAAACCCGCCGCAGCGACCACACCGACACTTATCACGGCGAGATCATTGCCGATCCCTACCGCTGGTTGGAAGATGCGGGCAGCGCCGAAACCAAGGCCTTTGTGGACGCTCAAAACGAGCTGACCCGCACGGTGCTGGACGCCTTGCCGGAGCGTGAGCAACTCCGCAGCCGCTTGACCGAGCTGTGGGACTATGCGCGGCGCGGCGGGGTTTGGCAAGAAGGGGGCAAATACTTCCAGATGCGTAACAGCGGCCTGCAAAGCCAATTCGTGCTCTACGTGATGGACTCGCCCGCCGATGAGGGCCGGATTCTGCTCGACCCCAACAGCTTTTCTGACGACGGCACGGTCTCGCTGGGCGAGCTGGCCATCAGTCAGGACGGCAGCAAGCTGGCTTACTCGCTCTCGCAGGGTGGCAGCGACTGGCGCGACTGGCGGGTGCGCGACATCGTCAGCGGCCACGACCTCCCCGATACCGTCAGCGACAGCAAGTTCAGCGGCGCGGGTTGGCTGCCTGACGGCAACAGCTTTCTGTACGGCCGCTATGACCGCCCACCCGAAGGCCAGCAACTCAGCAGCGCGAACCTCAACCAGCGCTTATACCGCCACCGCATCGGCAGCGAGCAAGCCGAAGACGAGCTGATTCTGGAGCGCCCCGACCAGCCGGAATGGGGGTTTGGCGGCATGGTCAGCGAGGACGGGCACTACCTGATCGTCAACGTCTGGAAAGGCACCGCTCGCCAAAACCTGATCTGGGTGCGGCCCTTAGAAGAGCGCGGCCCCTTCACCGAAGTGGTGGCCGACTTTGAAGCCAGTTATCAGGTGATCGGCAACGACGGCCCCGTGTTTTACTTCCTGACCGACGACGCGGCTCCAATGGGCCGCCTGATTTCGCATCATTTAGAAACGGGTGAGCGCCGTGAAATCGTCGCCGAGAGCCAGCACCGCTTACTCGAAGTTCTGATGGTGGAGGGCGGCTTCGTGCTGCACACCCTAGCGGACGCTTCCAGCCGCTTGAGCGTGGTCGACCGGCAAGGCCAGAACGCCCAGCCAGTCACGTTGCCCGGCCTCGGCACGGTGGGCAGCCTCAGCGGACACACCGATCAAAGCGAAGTGTTTTTGGTGTTCACCAGCTTCCTGAGTCCGGCGGCAAGTTATCAGCTGAACACCGAGAACGGCGAGCTGACGGCGCTTTGGTCGCCTGATCTGAGCGCCGATTTGAGTGGCTACGAGGTACGCCAAGAATTTGCCGAAAGTCAGGACGGCACCAAAGTGCCCATGTTTATCGTCAGTCAGTCAAACGTGGTGCTGGACGGCTCCAACCCGGCGCTTCTCTACGGATACGGCGGCTTTGACATCTCGCTGACCCCCAGCTTTGAAGTCTCGCGGCTGGCTTGGCTGGAAGCGGGCGGGGTGCTGGCGGTGGCCAACTTGCGCGGCGGCGGCGAGTACGGCGAGAGCTGGCACCAGGCCGGGATGAAGGCCAACAAACAAAACGTCTTTGACGACTTCGCCGCCTGCGCCCGCCATTTGGCCCAGCGCGGTTACACCTCGCCGCAGCATCTGGGCATCGAGGGCGGCAGCAACGGCGGCCTACTGGTGGGCGCGACCTTGACTCAGCATCCAGAACTGATCGGCGCGGCGGTGGGGCACGTCGGCGTGATGGACATGCTGAGATTCCAGAAGTTCACGATTGGCTGGGCCTGGGTCAGCGATTACGGCAGCAGCGACAACGCCGAAGACTTTGCCGTGCTGCGGGCCTACAGTCCGCTTCACAACCTGATGCAGCGGGCTTATCCACCGACCCTGCTGACCACTGGCGACCACGATGACCGGGTGGTTCCGGCCCACAGCTACAAATTTGCCGCTGAGCTGCAACACGTCCAGCAGGGCGGCGCTCCGATTTTGCTGAGGGTTCAGACTAGAGCCGGACACGGCGCGGGCAAGCCCACCAAATTGGTGATTGAGGAGAAGGCAGACGTGTACGCGTTTTTGCTGGGAGCGCTGAGGTAA
- a CDS encoding single-stranded DNA-binding protein has translation MSIQIHLVGPLGTNITIEVQEEREIFPTLRKYGKSGWSSGDLPAGGVSLPLAMADIFDWSLIGARPYTNADGEQAVMYRGQSYKRRELEEVDTKKLKLPKIVKYSRGARPTDLPHLKEGEDGGVQYITLISFRGGGKVLDAYVDAAKAAGTAG, from the coding sequence ATGTCCATTCAGATTCACCTCGTGGGGCCGCTGGGCACCAACATCACCATCGAAGTTCAAGAAGAGCGCGAAATCTTTCCGACGCTGCGCAAGTACGGCAAATCCGGCTGGAGCAGCGGAGACCTGCCCGCAGGCGGCGTGTCGTTGCCGCTGGCGATGGCCGATATTTTTGATTGGAGCCTCATTGGCGCACGCCCCTACACCAATGCCGACGGCGAGCAGGCCGTGATGTACAGAGGCCAGAGCTACAAGCGCCGCGAGCTGGAAGAAGTCGACACCAAGAAACTCAAGCTGCCCAAAATCGTCAAGTATTCGCGCGGCGCACGCCCCACCGATTTGCCGCACCTCAAAGAAGGCGAGGACGGCGGCGTGCAGTACATCACCCTGATTTCCTTTCGGGGCGGCGGCAAAGTGCTGGACGCTTATGTGGATGCGGCGAAGGCGGCGGGAACGGCAGGATAA
- a CDS encoding LptA/OstA family protein, translating to MNGRRFGGNVWLLGLLLLGGADLSSGQAQNAAPPPVSAPATPAADPALPDSPSESSSPQLPAADPAGPNLPVVPPNNSAPEPVVPDSPVPSSAAPDTAPADSGDQPTIELTRKGDDGKQRVIVIVRTGNDAAGIAVTCAPQDDEPADAPIVVVYSDSSVGGVQVTVDKNLIRAPLAVITKQGQKEGESSKGGDGHIEMSAGTAQFLDEPPQGKTDRLSRCAVQADPKPAPDTVFVTQGRTSLKGQSLVYDESDGVARIDGPITFDRAPATGKPETERLTGNSERIEVNVDKETTTLVGAVVLQNAGRVSKAERVDYDDAANVAILRGSPEAPAESVNGQEVICALVIRYNLDLNTVYAEGQIGGQFSDDAGSTSGTNAASSSNSGAPALGCSGR from the coding sequence ATGAACGGGCGGCGATTTGGAGGGAACGTTTGGCTGCTGGGGCTGCTGCTGCTGGGCGGCGCTGATCTCAGCAGCGGACAGGCCCAGAACGCGGCCCCGCCGCCGGTGAGCGCTCCGGCAACGCCTGCTGCTGATCCTGCTTTGCCTGATTCGCCATCAGAGAGCAGCTCGCCTCAGCTTCCTGCGGCTGATCCGGCCGGGCCGAACTTGCCGGTTGTGCCGCCGAACAACAGCGCTCCCGAGCCGGTTGTCCCCGACAGCCCTGTGCCCAGCTCGGCTGCGCCCGACACCGCGCCTGCCGATTCGGGCGACCAGCCGACGATTGAGCTGACCCGCAAGGGCGACGACGGCAAGCAGCGGGTCATCGTCATTGTCAGAACCGGCAATGATGCGGCGGGCATTGCCGTGACCTGTGCGCCGCAAGACGACGAGCCCGCCGACGCGCCGATTGTGGTGGTTTATAGCGATTCTTCGGTGGGCGGCGTGCAGGTTACGGTGGACAAAAACCTGATCCGCGCACCCTTGGCGGTGATTACCAAGCAGGGCCAGAAGGAAGGCGAGAGCAGCAAAGGCGGCGACGGCCACATCGAAATGAGCGCCGGAACCGCTCAGTTTTTGGACGAACCGCCGCAGGGCAAGACTGATCGCCTCAGTCGCTGCGCCGTGCAGGCCGATCCTAAACCCGCGCCCGACACCGTCTTTGTGACGCAGGGGCGCACCAGTTTGAAAGGCCAGAGTTTGGTTTATGACGAATCCGACGGTGTAGCCCGCATTGACGGCCCAATCACCTTCGACCGCGCCCCTGCTACCGGCAAGCCTGAAACCGAGCGGCTGACCGGCAACAGCGAGCGGATTGAAGTCAATGTGGACAAAGAAACGACGACTTTGGTGGGCGCAGTGGTGCTGCAAAATGCTGGTCGGGTCAGCAAAGCCGAGCGTGTGGACTACGACGACGCCGCCAACGTCGCCATCTTGCGCGGCAGCCCAGAAGCGCCCGCCGAGTCGGTCAACGGTCAGGAAGTGATTTGCGCCCTGGTCATCCGCTATAACCTCGACCTCAACACCGTGTACGCCGAAGGGCAGATCGGCGGTCAATTTTCCGACGATGCGGGCAGCACTTCTGGCACGAATGCGGCCTCTTCCTCCAATTCGGGAGCGCCCGCGCTGGGCTGCTCCGGTCGGTAG
- a CDS encoding LptA/OstA family protein, with translation MKRPALFLTAALLTFAFAAQVDRVLRFDTAAMVQGNLRNGPINYTGKNGGPVKASVNNINISATSAVLTAPAGTTLAESEGKRTATFSGGGTDVNVVRGRLTAKGGQLAYSEATGQGVLTGTPSAVFVPEKKDDGDPVNIKAAQMSLDVDNNISTSTGNVQLVSGTQTGKADKLVFDEDKEVGVLTGSPSMSRAATAKQKELLIVGDEARVATKGKLLYVKGKVTLTQGSIVTKGDAVYYDDKKNTAYVVGNAVSVDSKSGQKLSARVLLQRTDLARVSQLSGNYQIPVQNFKLSTDK, from the coding sequence ATGAAACGTCCTGCTCTTTTTTTGACCGCTGCACTTCTGACTTTCGCCTTCGCCGCTCAAGTAGACCGGGTGTTGCGTTTTGATACGGCAGCGATGGTGCAAGGCAACTTGCGAAACGGCCCGATCAATTACACCGGTAAAAATGGTGGGCCGGTCAAGGCCAGCGTCAACAACATCAACATTTCAGCCACTTCGGCTGTGCTCACTGCTCCGGCAGGCACTACCTTGGCCGAGTCCGAGGGCAAGCGCACCGCGACCTTTAGCGGTGGCGGCACAGACGTAAATGTGGTGCGGGGCCGCTTGACGGCCAAGGGCGGGCAACTCGCCTACAGCGAAGCGACGGGTCAGGGTGTGCTGACCGGCACGCCCAGCGCCGTGTTCGTACCGGAGAAAAAAGACGACGGCGATCCGGTGAATATCAAAGCCGCTCAGATGAGCTTGGATGTGGACAACAACATCAGCACTTCAACCGGAAATGTGCAGCTCGTCAGCGGCACGCAGACCGGCAAAGCCGACAAGCTGGTGTTTGACGAAGACAAGGAAGTGGGCGTGTTGACGGGCAGCCCCAGCATGAGCCGCGCCGCGACGGCCAAGCAAAAAGAACTGCTGATCGTGGGTGACGAGGCCCGCGTGGCGACCAAAGGCAAGCTGCTGTACGTCAAAGGCAAAGTGACGCTGACGCAGGGCAGCATCGTGACCAAAGGCGACGCCGTGTATTACGACGATAAAAAGAACACCGCCTATGTGGTCGGCAACGCCGTGAGCGTGGACAGCAAGAGCGGCCAGAAACTCAGCGCCCGCGTGCTGCTTCAGCGCACTGATCTGGCGCGGGTCAGTCAGTTGTCAGGCAATTACCAGATTCCAGTTCAGAACTTCAAGCTGAGTACCGACAAGTAA
- a CDS encoding TatD family hydrolase has translation MIDTHCHLDYLEDPASARFELGLSAMICVGANVQHARSALALADQYPEVWASVGLHPTDVAQEDTPQTRAELEMFSSRPKVVAIGETGLDDYWVHDQLEVQRSAFEWQLDLARRRDLPVIVHTRDAAGGERASLGCAEIIAASGWNKGILHCCNGHAGLLRAALDAGWHVSFAGNLTYKNAHAIQEAACYVPIERLLVETDAPFLAPVPKRGKPNRPGYVRYTLQFLAKLRGLSEEVVQQQTDANARSVYRLMD, from the coding sequence ATGATTGACACCCACTGCCACCTCGATTACCTCGAAGACCCCGCATCGGCCCGCTTTGAACTGGGCCTGAGCGCCATGATCTGTGTCGGCGCGAATGTGCAGCACGCCCGCAGCGCCCTTGCGTTGGCCGATCAGTACCCTGAAGTATGGGCCAGCGTGGGCCTGCATCCCACCGATGTGGCGCAGGAAGACACTCCCCAAACCAGAGCCGAACTCGAAATGTTCAGCTCGCGTCCCAAAGTCGTGGCCATTGGCGAAACCGGCCTGGACGACTACTGGGTACACGACCAACTGGAGGTGCAGCGCTCGGCGTTCGAGTGGCAGCTCGACTTGGCGCGGCGGCGCGACCTGCCAGTCATCGTCCACACCCGCGACGCGGCGGGCGGCGAGCGGGCCAGTTTGGGCTGCGCCGAGATCATCGCGGCCTCAGGTTGGAACAAAGGCATTTTGCACTGCTGCAACGGCCACGCCGGACTGCTCAGGGCCGCGCTGGATGCGGGCTGGCACGTTTCGTTCGCGGGCAATCTCACCTACAAAAACGCCCACGCCATTCAGGAAGCCGCCTGCTATGTACCAATTGAGCGCCTGCTCGTGGAAACCGACGCTCCGTTCCTGGCTCCTGTTCCCAAACGCGGCAAGCCCAACCGGCCCGGCTACGTGCGCTACACCTTGCAGTTTTTGGCCAAGCTGCGCGGCCTCAGCGAGGAAGTCGTGCAGCAGCAGACCGACGCCAATGCCCGCAGTGTCTACCGCTTGATGGATTAA
- a CDS encoding GGDEF domain-containing protein: MNFLMPTPLPKPTSLDGPKRSTYLATACCLLLFSSVRLATLLTVGPLNPLGVALSALLLLLSFWTIWALRQKNLALPLIEKTVLLVCAGLYLTFTLQPLFGGPQRLDNAGLNELGVLALAAGVYVFLPLHRAKYWLAAVLAGHFISRWEPLLLEPNWLSLGAQLTRDSVVLATLLLIVLLGNHRSAWRGAYDSAKAMRDMAHTDDLIGLPNRRAAYRYFERAMRGAQTPVSVLLLDIDNFKRINDSHGHEAGDAALQAIAAAVQRTLGTSGVLVRWGGEEFLVLLSGATLTHALREAEALRAAVEELALPSGSVTISIGVSSRMPKDDVQELVRRADIGLYHAKTSGKNRVIAQIS, encoded by the coding sequence GTGAACTTTCTGATGCCCACTCCTCTTCCAAAGCCCACTTCACTTGACGGCCCGAAACGCTCGACGTATTTGGCCACCGCTTGCTGCTTACTTTTGTTCAGTAGCGTGCGCTTGGCAACGCTCTTGACGGTGGGGCCGCTCAACCCGCTTGGTGTGGCGCTCAGTGCTCTGCTGCTGCTGCTGTCTTTTTGGACCATCTGGGCACTGAGACAGAAAAACTTGGCCCTTCCGCTTATTGAGAAAACCGTACTGCTGGTGTGTGCCGGCCTCTACCTCACCTTTACCTTACAGCCGCTTTTCGGCGGCCCTCAGCGCCTTGACAACGCGGGCCTGAACGAGTTGGGAGTGCTGGCCTTGGCGGCGGGGGTTTACGTCTTTTTGCCGCTGCACCGGGCCAAGTACTGGTTGGCCGCCGTGCTGGCCGGACATTTCATCAGCCGCTGGGAGCCGCTGCTGCTGGAGCCGAATTGGTTGAGTCTCGGAGCGCAGTTGACGCGTGATTCGGTCGTTTTGGCCACGCTGCTGCTGATTGTCTTGTTGGGCAATCACCGCAGCGCTTGGCGCGGGGCTTATGACAGCGCCAAAGCCATGCGCGATATGGCCCACACCGACGACCTGATCGGCCTGCCCAACCGCCGCGCGGCTTACCGCTATTTCGAAAGAGCGATGCGCGGCGCTCAAACGCCTGTCAGCGTGCTGCTGCTGGATATCGACAACTTCAAGCGCATCAACGACAGCCACGGCCATGAAGCGGGCGACGCGGCGCTGCAGGCCATTGCCGCCGCCGTGCAGCGAACCCTCGGCACATCCGGCGTGCTGGTGCGCTGGGGCGGCGAAGAATTTTTGGTGCTGCTCAGCGGCGCTACTCTTACCCACGCTCTGCGCGAGGCCGAAGCGCTGCGGGCAGCGGTGGAGGAACTCGCCTTGCCGTCCGGCTCAGTCACCATCAGTATCGGCGTGTCTAGTCGCATGCCCAAAGACGATGTTCAGGAACTGGTGCGCCGCGCCGACATCGGGCTTTATCACGCTAAAACCAGCGGAAAAAACCGTGTCATAGCGCAGATCAGTTAG
- the pgl gene encoding 6-phosphogluconolactonase, translating to MKLQGEIHIYPTPQATAQAAAEAFAWAAQEAVSRRGAFHVALSGGSTPKLMYAALRGLEVPWPQVHIYFSDERTVGPEDPQSNYHTAKVGLLDFVPLPAGQIHRMEGERDPAQAAADYAALLPAQLDLVLLGMGDDGHTASLFPGTAGLSLGGRVVANHVPQQDTWRISFTFSEINAARERWLLVTGAAKAPVLAQLQRGEGDYPVSRVSDPVWYLDVAAAAALPDNSAGS from the coding sequence ATGAAGCTTCAGGGCGAAATCCATATTTATCCGACGCCGCAGGCCACCGCGCAGGCTGCCGCTGAGGCTTTCGCATGGGCCGCACAGGAGGCCGTCAGCCGGCGCGGGGCGTTTCATGTCGCGCTTTCCGGCGGCAGCACGCCCAAGCTGATGTACGCCGCCCTGCGGGGCCTCGAAGTCCCTTGGCCGCAAGTTCACATCTACTTCAGCGATGAGCGCACGGTAGGGCCGGAAGACCCGCAGAGCAATTACCACACCGCCAAAGTGGGCCTGCTCGACTTCGTACCTCTTCCGGCTGGGCAAATTCATCGAATGGAAGGTGAGCGCGACCCCGCACAGGCGGCTGCCGATTACGCGGCGCTGCTGCCTGCCCAGCTCGATCTGGTCTTGCTCGGCATGGGCGACGACGGCCACACCGCCAGCCTCTTCCCGGGTACGGCGGGCCTGAGTCTGGGCGGGCGGGTGGTTGCCAATCACGTGCCGCAGCAAGACACCTGGCGGATCAGTTTCACCTTCAGCGAAATCAACGCTGCTCGTGAGCGCTGGCTCCTCGTCACAGGCGCGGCCAAAGCGCCGGTGCTGGCTCAACTCCAGCGCGGCGAGGGCGATTATCCGGTGAGCCGGGTTAGCGATCCGGTTTGGTATCTGGACGTAGCAGCGGCGGCGGCTTTGCCGGACAACTCGGCTGGTTCTTGA